In Streptomyces nodosus, one DNA window encodes the following:
- a CDS encoding ABC transporter ATP-binding protein: MNQVVTGTMVRVEKVHKSYGRGAAAVRALRGVSLDIPRGELVALKGRSGSGKTTLLNIVGGLDAPDQGRVTVDGMDLSELGEDGLLALRRDRIGFVFQSFGLIPVLTAAENVGVPMRMRRAGVREREERVELLLSLVGLADHAAQRPGELSGGQQQRVAIARALANNPSLLIADEPTGQLDAETGHAVMELLRAVVRSEQVTALVATHDATLLDLADRVLELRDGEIRDETGE; this comes from the coding sequence ATGAACCAGGTCGTCACCGGGACCATGGTGCGCGTCGAGAAGGTTCACAAGTCGTACGGCCGGGGAGCCGCCGCCGTCCGTGCGCTGCGCGGCGTCTCCCTGGACATCCCCCGCGGTGAGCTCGTTGCGCTCAAGGGCCGCTCGGGCTCGGGGAAGACCACCCTGCTGAACATCGTCGGAGGGCTCGACGCACCGGACCAGGGCCGGGTCACCGTGGACGGCATGGACCTGTCGGAGCTCGGCGAGGACGGCCTGCTGGCGCTGCGCCGGGACCGGATCGGTTTCGTCTTCCAGTCCTTCGGTCTCATCCCGGTCCTGACGGCCGCGGAGAACGTGGGTGTGCCGATGCGCATGCGCCGGGCCGGCGTACGGGAGCGCGAGGAGCGAGTCGAGCTGCTGCTGTCGCTGGTGGGCCTCGCCGATCATGCGGCCCAGCGGCCCGGCGAGCTCTCCGGCGGCCAGCAGCAGCGGGTCGCCATCGCCCGTGCCCTGGCCAACAACCCCTCGTTGCTGATCGCCGACGAGCCCACCGGTCAGCTCGACGCGGAGACCGGCCACGCCGTGATGGAACTGCTACGGGCGGTCGTGCGCAGCGAACAGGTCACCGCCCTGGTGGCCACCCATGACGCGACGCTGCTCGACCTGGCCGACCGGGTGCTGGAACTGCGTGACGGGGAGATCCGGGACGAGACCGGGGAGTAA
- a CDS encoding ABC transporter ATP-binding protein: MTTDPTLAELTGKATATRTRPAYGHDALITCDRLVRIFSADDVEVQALQGLDLLVREGELMALVGASGSGKSTLMNILAGLDTPTAGAARVAGHDLLTMTAKDRLHYRRKVVGFIWQQTSRNLLPYLTAAQNITLPLQLAGERRRSRARTERALELLELLEVADCRDRRPHQMSGGQQQRVAIAVALACDPAVLLADEPTGELDSHTAQQIFAAFRTANEELGTTIVIVTHDRAVATEVRRTVAIRDGRTSTEVLRRSEVDETTGHETLVAREYAMLDRAGRLQLPAEYTSALGMRDRVALDLEEDHITVWPDDIGHT, translated from the coding sequence ATGACGACCGATCCCACCCTCGCCGAACTGACCGGCAAGGCGACCGCCACCCGCACCCGGCCCGCCTACGGCCACGACGCCCTCATCACCTGCGACCGTCTGGTCCGTATCTTCTCGGCGGACGACGTGGAGGTGCAGGCCCTCCAGGGCCTCGACCTGCTCGTCCGGGAGGGTGAACTCATGGCCCTGGTGGGCGCCTCGGGCAGCGGCAAGTCCACCCTGATGAACATCCTGGCCGGCCTGGACACCCCCACCGCCGGGGCGGCCCGGGTGGCCGGGCACGACCTGCTGACCATGACCGCGAAGGACCGGCTGCACTACCGGCGCAAGGTGGTCGGCTTCATCTGGCAGCAGACCTCCCGCAATCTCCTGCCGTATCTCACCGCGGCCCAGAACATCACCCTGCCCCTCCAGCTGGCGGGCGAGCGACGCCGCTCCCGAGCCCGCACCGAACGAGCCCTGGAACTCCTGGAGTTGCTCGAGGTCGCCGACTGCCGGGACCGCCGCCCGCATCAGATGTCCGGCGGTCAGCAGCAGCGGGTCGCCATCGCCGTGGCCCTCGCCTGCGACCCGGCGGTGCTGCTCGCCGACGAACCCACCGGAGAGCTCGACTCCCACACCGCCCAGCAGATCTTCGCCGCCTTCCGCACGGCGAACGAGGAACTGGGCACCACCATCGTCATCGTCACCCATGACCGCGCCGTGGCCACCGAGGTCCGCCGCACGGTCGCCATCCGCGACGGGCGCACCTCCACGGAGGTCCTGCGCCGCAGCGAGGTCGACGAGACCACCGGCCACGAAACGCTGGTGGCCCGCGAGTACGCGATGCTCGACCGCGCGGGCCGCCTCCAGCTGCCCGCCGAGTACACCAGCGCGCTGGGCATGCGCGACCGGGTGGCGCTGGATCTGGAGGAGGACCACATCACCGTATGGCCGGACGACATCGGACACACCTGA